Proteins co-encoded in one Kocuria flava genomic window:
- a CDS encoding phosphatase PAP2 family protein, which produces MHQWLVVPLIVVLLTATVGRMLVVTPEVGAREAQVIEGLQILRTGALDALALTLHHVFSTPGALAVLAALTAWLAVRRRRPWDAAGFAVTALCGWIAVAMLKVVVGRPRPEPLLPADAAAGAEAVPVAEPLVVVEGLTSFPSGHTGAAVAIAAAFCLAMRRSGRAPVLLVAGLGTAAVVAWSRLYLGVHYPLDVLASFPVAWAGLAVGCGLANILVPALAYGYGWQQEGVEQVAEQSEQPAGTPAEPAHPRTDRVPVVARREDRSAA; this is translated from the coding sequence TTGCACCAGTGGCTCGTCGTCCCGCTCATCGTCGTGCTCCTCACGGCGACGGTCGGGCGCATGCTCGTGGTCACGCCCGAGGTGGGCGCGCGCGAGGCCCAGGTCATCGAAGGCCTGCAGATCCTCCGCACGGGCGCTCTCGACGCCCTCGCGCTGACGCTCCACCACGTCTTCTCCACGCCCGGCGCCCTCGCCGTGCTCGCCGCCCTCACCGCGTGGCTGGCCGTGCGCCGGCGGCGCCCGTGGGACGCCGCCGGCTTCGCCGTCACCGCCCTGTGCGGCTGGATCGCCGTCGCCATGCTCAAGGTCGTCGTCGGCAGGCCCCGGCCCGAGCCGCTGCTCCCGGCCGACGCCGCGGCCGGGGCGGAGGCCGTGCCCGTCGCCGAGCCCCTGGTCGTCGTGGAAGGACTGACCTCCTTCCCGTCGGGGCACACCGGCGCCGCCGTGGCGATCGCCGCGGCCTTCTGCCTGGCGATGCGCCGCTCCGGCCGGGCCCCGGTGCTGCTCGTCGCCGGGCTCGGCACGGCCGCCGTGGTGGCCTGGTCCCGGCTCTACCTCGGGGTCCACTACCCCCTCGACGTCCTCGCGTCCTTCCCGGTGGCCTGGGCCGGACTGGCCGTGGGCTGCGGTCTCGCCAACATCCTCGTGCCCGCCCTGGCCTACGGCTACGGCTGGCAGCAGGAGGGCGTCGAGCAGGTCGCGGAGCAGTCCGAGCAGCCCGCGGGAACCCCGGCCGAGCCGGCGCACCCCCGGACCGACAGGGTTCCCGTGGTCGCCCGGCGCGAGGACCGCAGCGCCGCCTGA
- a CDS encoding arsenate reductase ArsC, producing the protein MAAEPTSGTTDKPSVLFVCVHNAGRSQMAAAYLTHLSGGRIEVRSAGSAPADAVNPAAVEAMAEEGIDISAQTPKILTDTAVQDSDVVITMGCGDACPFYPGKRYEDWVLEDPAGKGVAAVRPIRDEIRARIQALIAELLPAGTARS; encoded by the coding sequence ATGGCTGCTGAGCCCACTTCCGGAACCACGGACAAGCCCTCAGTGCTGTTCGTGTGCGTGCACAACGCCGGGCGGTCCCAGATGGCCGCCGCCTACCTCACCCACCTCTCCGGCGGGCGGATCGAGGTCCGCTCGGCCGGTTCCGCCCCGGCCGATGCCGTCAACCCGGCCGCCGTGGAGGCCATGGCCGAGGAGGGCATCGACATCAGCGCCCAGACCCCGAAGATCCTCACCGACACGGCGGTGCAGGACTCCGACGTGGTGATCACCATGGGCTGCGGGGACGCCTGCCCGTTCTACCCGGGCAAGCGCTACGAGGACTGGGTCCTGGAGGACCCGGCCGGCAAGGGCGTGGCGGCCGTCCGGCCCATCCGCGACGAGATCAGGGCCCGCATCCAGGCGCTGATCGCCGAGCTGCTGCCCGCCGGCACCGCCAGGAGCTGA
- a CDS encoding APC family permease: protein MTQSADSQARSRPQPELKRVMGPGLLLLFIVGDILGTGVYALTGNIAGEIGGAAWAPILVAFVVATITAFSYLELVTKYPGASGAALYTHKAFGIHFVTFLVTFAVLSSGLTSASTAASAVASNFARGFGLEPDTTTVTVIAVVFIGILAAINIRGVTEGLAFNVVLTSIELTGLLIVILVGFWAAFQGQADFSQTMVFETSEDKGIFLALTAVTSLAFFSFVGFEDSVNMVEETKNPSRDFPRVMLFGLGLTGVIYILVSIFTVAVVPIGVLGESTTPLLDMVRIGAPNIPIDTIYPFLTIFAVANTALINMLMASRLLYGMARQGVLPDFLGHVLHGRRTPWSSIVFTTLLAMGLIVVINNLLESGTASALGGTTALLLLGVFTVVNIAAIILRKDTAPTHDYFHAPKVLPWLGAITCAYLIGPWAQDPIEYQIAVVLIGIGLVLWIINFLYDRLFLGRKVRFEHPEDLARMEDEPADRDPHRGA, encoded by the coding sequence ATGACACAGTCCGCCGATTCCCAGGCACGGTCCCGTCCGCAGCCCGAGCTCAAGCGGGTGATGGGGCCCGGTCTGCTCCTGCTGTTCATCGTGGGCGACATCCTCGGCACGGGCGTCTACGCCCTCACCGGCAACATCGCCGGCGAGATCGGCGGCGCGGCATGGGCCCCGATCCTCGTGGCGTTCGTGGTCGCGACGATCACCGCGTTCTCCTACCTCGAGCTCGTCACCAAGTACCCGGGGGCCTCCGGCGCCGCGCTGTACACGCACAAGGCCTTCGGGATCCACTTCGTCACCTTCCTGGTGACCTTCGCCGTGCTCAGCTCCGGGCTGACCTCCGCCTCGACGGCGGCCTCGGCGGTGGCCTCCAACTTCGCCCGCGGCTTCGGCCTCGAGCCGGACACCACGACCGTCACCGTGATCGCCGTGGTCTTCATCGGGATCCTCGCCGCCATCAACATCCGCGGCGTGACGGAGGGCCTGGCCTTCAACGTGGTGCTGACGAGCATCGAGCTGACCGGTCTGCTCATCGTGATCCTCGTCGGCTTCTGGGCGGCCTTCCAGGGCCAGGCGGACTTCAGCCAGACGATGGTCTTCGAGACCTCGGAGGACAAAGGGATCTTCCTCGCCCTGACCGCCGTGACCTCCCTGGCGTTCTTCTCCTTCGTGGGCTTCGAGGACTCGGTGAACATGGTCGAGGAGACGAAGAACCCCAGCCGCGACTTCCCGCGGGTGATGCTCTTCGGCCTCGGGCTGACCGGCGTGATCTACATCCTCGTGTCGATCTTCACCGTGGCGGTCGTGCCGATCGGGGTGCTCGGGGAGTCGACGACCCCGCTGCTGGACATGGTCCGGATCGGCGCGCCGAACATCCCGATCGACACCATCTACCCCTTCCTCACGATCTTCGCGGTCGCCAACACCGCGCTGATCAACATGCTCATGGCCTCCCGCCTGCTCTACGGCATGGCGCGCCAGGGCGTGCTGCCCGACTTCCTCGGGCACGTGCTGCACGGCCGGCGCACCCCGTGGTCGTCCATCGTCTTCACGACCCTGCTCGCGATGGGCCTGATCGTCGTCATCAACAACCTCCTGGAGAGCGGGACCGCGAGCGCCCTCGGCGGCACCACGGCGCTGCTGCTGCTCGGGGTGTTCACCGTGGTCAACATCGCGGCGATCATCCTGCGCAAGGACACCGCACCGACGCACGACTACTTCCACGCCCCCAAGGTGCTCCCCTGGCTGGGCGCGATCACGTGCGCCTACCTCATCGGCCCGTGGGCCCAGGACCCGATCGAGTACCAGATCGCCGTGGTCCTGATCGGGATCGGCCTGGTCCTGTGGATCATCAACTTCCTCTACGACCGCCTGTTCCTCGGCCGCAAGGTGCGCTTCGAGCACCCCGAGGACCTCGCCCGCATGGAGGACGAGCCCGCGGACCGGGACCCCCACCGCGGGGCCTGA
- a CDS encoding flavin-containing monooxygenase yields MPAPSPTPGRPAGTEHRDVVVVGAGLSGIGAACRLQTECPGLSCAVLEARDGMGGTWDLFRYPGVRSDSDMFTLGYSFKPWRDPQSIADGPSILAYIRETAAEFGVDRHVRFRTKVVSADWSSAEARWTLGLEERDGAGGTRRRSMTCSFLYSCAGYYDYDRGHDPALPGIAEFGGRVVHPQFWPEDLDWSGQRVVVIGSGATAVTLVPAMARDAASVTMLQRSPTWISAVPGRDRRADALRRVLPEGAAHRLIRGKNILFGTAVHQFCRRLPGPARAFFTSRAARTLGSEELVAEHFTPSYDPWDQRLCAAPDADLFTALRQGRAEVVTDTIEEVVAEGIRLRSGRVLEADVVVTATGLRLLPLGGIGPSVDGVPVELPEQFVWNGAMLTGVPNFALCIGYTNASWTLRADLTHRLVCRVLRHVARHGAAAAVPRAAPGMAGHPLLDLSSGYVRRSIGAFPRQGDRHPWRVRQNYLLDAVTTLRTPLSRTLELIPRPAARGAAASQEPPA; encoded by the coding sequence ATGCCAGCACCTTCCCCCACCCCCGGGCGCCCCGCCGGGACGGAGCACCGCGACGTCGTGGTCGTCGGCGCGGGCCTGTCCGGCATCGGCGCGGCCTGCCGCCTGCAGACCGAGTGCCCCGGCCTGTCCTGCGCCGTCCTGGAGGCCCGCGACGGGATGGGCGGGACCTGGGACCTGTTCCGCTACCCGGGCGTGCGCTCCGACTCCGACATGTTCACCCTCGGCTACTCGTTCAAGCCCTGGCGGGACCCGCAGTCGATCGCGGACGGCCCGTCGATCCTGGCCTACATCCGCGAGACGGCCGCGGAGTTCGGCGTCGACCGGCACGTCCGCTTCCGCACGAAGGTCGTCTCGGCCGACTGGTCCTCCGCGGAGGCCCGGTGGACGCTGGGCCTCGAGGAGCGCGACGGCGCGGGCGGGACCCGGCGGCGGAGCATGACGTGCTCGTTCCTGTACTCCTGCGCCGGGTACTACGACTACGACCGGGGGCACGACCCGGCCCTGCCCGGGATCGCGGAGTTCGGGGGCAGGGTGGTGCACCCGCAGTTCTGGCCCGAGGACCTGGACTGGAGCGGGCAGCGGGTGGTGGTGATCGGCAGCGGGGCCACGGCGGTGACCCTGGTGCCGGCCATGGCCCGGGACGCGGCGAGCGTGACGATGCTGCAGCGCTCCCCCACCTGGATCAGCGCCGTGCCCGGGCGCGACCGGCGCGCCGACGCCCTGCGCCGGGTCCTGCCCGAGGGGGCCGCCCACCGGCTGATCCGCGGGAAGAACATCCTGTTCGGCACGGCCGTCCACCAGTTCTGCCGGCGCCTGCCGGGCCCGGCCCGGGCGTTCTTCACGTCCCGGGCCGCGCGGACCCTCGGTTCGGAGGAGCTCGTGGCCGAGCACTTCACGCCCTCCTACGACCCGTGGGACCAGCGGCTGTGCGCCGCCCCGGACGCGGACCTGTTCACGGCCCTGCGGCAGGGCCGGGCCGAGGTGGTGACGGACACGATCGAGGAGGTCGTGGCCGAGGGGATCCGGCTGCGCAGCGGCCGCGTCCTGGAGGCCGACGTGGTGGTCACCGCCACGGGGCTGAGGCTGCTGCCCCTCGGCGGGATCGGGCCCAGCGTGGACGGCGTCCCGGTGGAGCTGCCGGAGCAGTTCGTGTGGAACGGCGCCATGCTCACCGGCGTGCCCAACTTCGCCCTGTGCATCGGCTACACCAACGCCTCGTGGACGCTGCGGGCGGACCTGACGCACCGGCTCGTCTGCAGGGTGCTCCGGCACGTGGCGCGCCACGGCGCCGCCGCCGCGGTGCCCCGGGCCGCTCCCGGCATGGCCGGGCACCCGCTGCTGGACCTCAGCTCCGGCTACGTCCGGCGCTCGATCGGCGCGTTCCCCCGCCAGGGCGACCGCCACCCGTGGCGGGTGCGGCAGAACTACCTGCTGGACGCGGTGACGACCCTGCGCACCCCGCTGTCCCGGACGCTCGAGCTGATCCCCCGCCCCGCCGCCCGCGGCGCGGCCGCGTCGCAGGAGCCCCCCGCCTGA
- the arsB gene encoding ACR3 family arsenite efflux transporter, giving the protein MSTTTAPAPHQGVMKDLSFLDRWLPVWIIAAMVAGLLLGRFVPGLNTALEAVKIGEVSVPIAIGLLVMMYPVLAKVRYDETHRVAGDRRLMGASLVLNWVVGPALMFALAWILLPDLPEYRTGLIIVGLARCIAMVLIWNDLACGDREAAAVLVAINSVFQVIAFGALGWFYLQVLPAWLGLPTTSAEFSVWSIVLSVLVFLGIPLVAGFLTRTLGERVRGRDWYEATFLPKLGPWALYGLLFTIVLLFALQGDAITSNPWDVARIALPLLAYFFLMFGIGLLASRALGLNYAKSTTVAFTAAGNNFELAIAVAIGTFGVTSGQALAGVVGPLIEVPVLVALVYVSLWAGRTLFPGDATVPTR; this is encoded by the coding sequence ATGAGCACCACCACCGCCCCCGCCCCGCACCAGGGGGTGATGAAGGACCTGTCCTTCCTCGACCGCTGGCTGCCCGTCTGGATCATCGCGGCCATGGTCGCCGGTCTGCTGCTGGGCCGCTTCGTCCCCGGCCTGAACACGGCCCTGGAAGCTGTGAAGATCGGGGAGGTGTCGGTGCCGATCGCGATCGGGCTTCTGGTGATGATGTACCCCGTCCTGGCCAAGGTCCGCTACGACGAGACCCACCGCGTGGCCGGGGACCGGCGCCTGATGGGGGCCTCCCTGGTGCTGAACTGGGTCGTGGGCCCGGCCCTGATGTTCGCCCTGGCCTGGATCCTCCTGCCCGACCTGCCCGAGTACCGCACCGGGCTCATCATCGTCGGGCTCGCCCGCTGCATCGCCATGGTGCTGATCTGGAACGACCTCGCCTGCGGGGACCGCGAGGCCGCCGCCGTGCTGGTGGCGATCAACTCCGTCTTCCAGGTGATCGCCTTCGGCGCCCTGGGCTGGTTCTACCTCCAGGTCCTGCCCGCGTGGCTGGGCCTGCCCACCACGTCGGCGGAGTTCTCCGTGTGGTCCATCGTGCTCTCCGTGCTGGTGTTCCTGGGCATCCCGCTGGTGGCCGGGTTCCTCACCCGCACCCTGGGCGAGCGGGTCAGGGGCCGCGACTGGTACGAGGCCACGTTCCTGCCGAAGCTGGGCCCGTGGGCCCTGTACGGGCTGCTGTTCACCATCGTGCTGCTCTTCGCCCTGCAGGGCGACGCGATCACCTCCAACCCCTGGGACGTCGCCCGGATCGCCCTGCCCCTGCTGGCCTACTTCTTCCTCATGTTCGGCATCGGCCTGCTCGCCTCCCGCGCGCTGGGCCTGAACTACGCGAAGTCCACGACCGTGGCCTTCACCGCCGCCGGCAACAACTTCGAGCTCGCCATCGCCGTGGCCATCGGCACCTTCGGAGTCACCTCCGGGCAGGCCCTGGCCGGGGTGGTCGGCCCGCTCATCGAGGTGCCCGTGCTCGTGGCCCTGGTCTACGTGTCCCTGTGGGCAGGCCGGACGCTCTTCCCCGGCGATGCCACCGTCCCCACCCGCTGA
- a CDS encoding universal stress protein, whose protein sequence is MTIVVGYMPTAPGHAALDAAIHEAERRGTDLVVVQPRPRRHQPPEVVADIDVEQEKLARSGVRYELRQPDHDSDPADVILDTAREHDAELIVLGLRRRSPVGKIIMASTAQRVLLESPCPVLCVKAVYD, encoded by the coding sequence GTGACCATCGTCGTCGGATACATGCCCACCGCCCCCGGACACGCGGCCCTCGACGCCGCCATCCACGAGGCCGAGCGCCGCGGGACCGACCTCGTGGTCGTGCAGCCGCGGCCCAGGCGCCACCAGCCGCCGGAGGTCGTGGCGGACATCGACGTGGAGCAGGAGAAGCTGGCCCGCTCGGGGGTGCGCTACGAGCTGCGCCAGCCCGACCACGACAGCGACCCGGCGGACGTCATCCTCGACACCGCGCGGGAGCACGACGCGGAGCTGATCGTCCTGGGCCTGCGCCGCCGCTCACCGGTCGGCAAGATCATCATGGCGAGCACCGCCCAGCGCGTGCTGCTGGAGAGCCCCTGCCCCGTGCTGTGCGTCAAGGCCGTCTACGACTGA
- a CDS encoding FAD-dependent oxidoreductase, translating to MTGTAGAAELPVVVIGAGPVGLAAAAHLLERGLAPLVLEAGPAAGAAVRQWGHVRLFSPWRHDVDAAAARLLASRGWTAPDPEALPTGAELVEQYLQPLATVLSGRLRTGVRVVAVSRTGLDRTRTAGRAQTPFLVRVQHAGGTVEDLEASAVIDASGTWARPNPLGQAGLPAPGEAEAVTAGRITAPLPDVTGRDRDRFAGRRVLVVGAGHSAATTLLELGALAEQEPGTRICWAVRTADVTRVYGGEDRDELAARGALGTRLRRLVESGTIRVHPSFVITGFGTDDDGLTVRATTPTGDEELTVDLLVPATGFRPDLAMLAELRLELDPAVEAPRRLGPLIDPEFHSCGSVAPHGETLLAHPETGFYLVGTKSYGRAPTFLLATGYEQVRSIAAALAGDRDAADDVQLVLPETGVCSTDLGGSCDLPPPGVDEQGCCAPVAAQEPVAACRPGPQPVTIGAAPFLPSSSCC from the coding sequence ATGACCGGAACCGCAGGGGCCGCCGAGCTGCCCGTCGTCGTCATCGGCGCCGGCCCCGTCGGCCTGGCCGCCGCCGCGCACCTGCTCGAGCGCGGACTCGCCCCCCTGGTCCTCGAGGCGGGCCCCGCGGCGGGGGCCGCGGTCCGGCAGTGGGGACACGTCCGGCTGTTCTCCCCGTGGCGCCACGACGTCGACGCCGCGGCCGCACGGCTGCTGGCGAGCCGGGGATGGACCGCTCCGGATCCCGAGGCGCTGCCGACCGGCGCCGAGCTGGTGGAGCAGTACCTGCAGCCCCTCGCCACCGTCCTGTCGGGGCGCCTCCGCACCGGGGTCCGCGTCGTCGCCGTCTCCCGGACCGGCCTCGACAGGACCCGCACCGCGGGCCGGGCGCAGACCCCGTTCCTGGTCCGCGTCCAGCACGCCGGCGGGACCGTGGAGGATCTCGAGGCGTCGGCGGTGATCGACGCCTCCGGTACCTGGGCGAGGCCCAATCCGCTGGGGCAGGCCGGTCTGCCGGCCCCGGGCGAGGCCGAGGCCGTGACCGCCGGGCGGATCACCGCCCCGCTGCCCGACGTCACGGGCCGGGACCGGGACCGGTTCGCCGGCCGCCGCGTGCTCGTGGTCGGCGCCGGGCACTCCGCGGCCACCACCCTGCTCGAGCTCGGCGCCCTGGCCGAGCAGGAGCCGGGCACCCGCATCTGCTGGGCCGTCCGCACGGCCGACGTCACCCGGGTCTACGGCGGGGAGGACCGCGACGAGCTGGCCGCCCGGGGTGCGCTGGGCACCCGGCTGCGCCGGCTCGTGGAGTCCGGCACGATCCGGGTGCACCCCTCCTTCGTCATCACCGGCTTCGGCACGGACGACGACGGCCTGACCGTGCGCGCCACGACTCCCACCGGGGACGAGGAGCTCACCGTGGACCTGCTGGTCCCGGCGACCGGGTTCCGCCCCGACCTCGCGATGCTCGCGGAGCTGCGCCTGGAACTGGACCCGGCCGTGGAGGCCCCGCGCCGGCTGGGACCCCTCATCGACCCGGAGTTCCACTCCTGCGGCTCCGTCGCCCCGCACGGGGAGACGCTGCTGGCCCACCCGGAGACCGGGTTCTACCTCGTGGGCACGAAGTCCTACGGGCGGGCTCCGACGTTCCTGCTGGCCACCGGCTACGAGCAGGTCCGCTCCATCGCCGCGGCCCTGGCCGGGGACCGGGACGCCGCCGACGACGTGCAGCTGGTGCTGCCCGAGACCGGGGTGTGCTCCACCGACCTCGGCGGCTCCTGCGACCTTCCGCCACCGGGCGTGGACGAGCAGGGCTGCTGCGCCCCGGTTGCCGCACAGGAGCCGGTTGCTGCCTGTCGCCCCGGGCCCCAGCCGGTCACCATCGGGGCCGCCCCGTTCCTGCCGTCCTCGTCCTGCTGCTGA
- a CDS encoding glutaredoxin domain-containing protein has protein sequence MFRKDPARRARPEVSQAEAARHVADGGVAVYWRPGCPFCSMLERGLGEEAGRAVWTNIWEDRDALAHVESLNDGNATVPTVVTAEEHFVAASPAQVAAAKALIAGARTHP, from the coding sequence GTGTTCAGGAAGGACCCGGCCCGCAGGGCCCGCCCGGAGGTCTCGCAGGCCGAGGCGGCCCGCCACGTCGCGGACGGCGGGGTGGCCGTCTACTGGCGGCCCGGCTGCCCGTTCTGCAGCATGCTCGAGCGGGGCCTGGGCGAGGAGGCCGGCCGTGCGGTGTGGACGAACATCTGGGAGGACCGGGACGCCCTCGCCCACGTGGAGTCGCTCAACGACGGCAACGCGACCGTGCCCACCGTCGTGACCGCGGAGGAGCACTTCGTGGCCGCCTCCCCCGCGCAGGTCGCGGCGGCGAAGGCCCTGATCGCCGGGGCGCGCACGCACCCCTGA
- a CDS encoding nitronate monooxygenase yields the protein MSTGARFRLSDLRLPVVGAPMAGGPSTPALAAAVTGAGGLGFLAAGYRPVDRLAADVEEVRGRTDGPFGVNLFVPDPAAGHPGADLRRAVEDYRRALAPEAERLGAELPAVDPADDDAWAEKLELVERLRVPVVSFTFGLPPQEVLSRLAAAGCTTAVTVASVPEAVDSARAGADLLVVQGPEAGGHRGTHRVDAVPGEEPLPALLGAVRAAVDVPLVAAGGIASARDAAALLDAGAAAVQVGTLLLRTPEAGTSAPYREALASGRYSGTAVTRAFSGRCARGLRNGFLERYTHMAPAAYPQVNQLTKPLRAAAARAGDPEAIALWAGTGSAAAREAPAAEVVRELVAGRSAR from the coding sequence ATGAGCACCGGTGCCCGCTTCCGCCTGTCCGACCTGCGCCTGCCCGTCGTGGGCGCCCCCATGGCGGGCGGGCCCTCCACGCCCGCCCTCGCCGCGGCGGTCACCGGCGCCGGCGGCCTCGGCTTCCTCGCGGCGGGCTACCGGCCCGTGGACAGGCTGGCCGCCGACGTCGAGGAGGTGCGCGGGCGCACCGACGGCCCGTTCGGGGTCAACCTCTTCGTCCCCGACCCCGCGGCCGGGCACCCCGGTGCGGACCTCCGCCGCGCGGTGGAGGACTACCGCCGGGCCCTCGCACCCGAGGCCGAGCGCCTGGGCGCCGAGCTGCCCGCCGTCGACCCGGCCGACGACGACGCCTGGGCGGAGAAGCTCGAGCTCGTCGAGCGGCTGCGCGTGCCGGTGGTCTCCTTCACCTTCGGGCTGCCGCCGCAGGAGGTCCTCTCCCGGCTCGCCGCCGCCGGCTGCACCACCGCGGTCACCGTCGCCTCCGTCCCCGAGGCCGTGGACTCGGCACGGGCCGGGGCGGACCTGCTGGTGGTGCAGGGCCCCGAGGCCGGTGGTCACCGGGGCACCCACCGCGTCGACGCCGTGCCGGGGGAGGAGCCGCTGCCGGCGCTGCTGGGCGCCGTGCGCGCGGCTGTGGACGTGCCGCTGGTGGCGGCCGGCGGGATCGCCTCGGCGCGGGACGCCGCCGCCCTGCTGGACGCCGGGGCCGCCGCGGTGCAGGTCGGCACCCTGCTGCTGCGCACCCCCGAGGCCGGCACCTCGGCGCCGTACCGGGAGGCGCTCGCCTCGGGCCGCTACTCCGGCACCGCGGTGACCCGGGCCTTCTCCGGGCGGTGCGCCCGGGGGCTGCGCAACGGCTTCCTGGAACGCTACACGCATATGGCGCCAGCGGCATATCCGCAGGTCAACCAGCTCACAAAACCGCTCCGGGCGGCTGCGGCCCGGGCCGGGGACCCGGAGGCGATCGCCCTGTGGGCCGGGACCGGGTCCGCCGCCGCACGGGAGGCGCCGGCGGCCGAGGTCGTGCGGGAGCTCGTCGCCGGGCGCTCCGCCCGCTAG
- a CDS encoding ROK family transcriptional regulator, with translation MSAPPGADPRPGSQSSLRSANQQRVLETVRRHGGLTQAQISRRTALAPSTVSNIVHELIGAGLLVMEADHAGRRGQLITFRGSAGHVLGVDVGHRHATVAVADLNQRILAQRRHDLPEGHRFDEDLRLVDHSLQRLLEEIGVPRSGVLAGGLTVPAPVDLEGRVISAGAILPAWSGIDVRAEASALLGLPVVVENDADAGALGEHTWGAGRGTRHMAYLKLGHGVGSGLVLDGRLYRGATGSAGEIGHSTVDERGRLCRCGNRGCLETFVSSDEVVHLLAGTHGPDLTLADVVDAALAGDVGCARVIGDTGRTLGVTVANLCNTLNPELVVVGGELARSGELLLGPLREIVGRYGVRGAVRELRIEPARLGLQAHVAGAVIVALQHAELPVGPPRD, from the coding sequence ATGTCCGCACCACCGGGCGCCGACCCCCGCCCCGGCTCGCAGAGCTCCCTGCGCAGCGCCAACCAGCAGCGGGTGCTCGAGACCGTCCGCCGCCACGGCGGCCTGACGCAGGCGCAGATCTCCCGCCGGACGGCGCTGGCGCCCTCCACCGTGTCGAACATCGTGCACGAGCTCATCGGGGCCGGCCTGCTCGTGATGGAGGCCGACCACGCCGGCCGGCGCGGGCAGCTCATCACCTTCCGCGGCTCGGCGGGCCACGTCCTGGGCGTCGACGTCGGCCACCGCCACGCGACCGTGGCCGTGGCCGACCTCAACCAGCGGATCCTCGCCCAGCGCCGCCACGACCTGCCCGAGGGCCACCGCTTCGACGAGGACCTCCGGCTCGTCGACCACTCCCTGCAGCGGCTGCTCGAGGAGATCGGCGTCCCCCGCTCCGGGGTGCTGGCGGGCGGTCTGACGGTGCCCGCCCCCGTGGACCTCGAGGGCCGGGTGATCAGCGCCGGGGCGATCCTGCCCGCGTGGAGCGGCATCGACGTGCGCGCCGAGGCCTCGGCGCTGCTGGGGCTGCCCGTCGTCGTCGAGAACGACGCCGACGCGGGTGCCCTCGGCGAGCACACGTGGGGCGCCGGGCGCGGCACCCGGCACATGGCCTACCTCAAGCTGGGCCACGGCGTGGGCTCGGGCCTGGTCCTCGACGGGCGGCTCTACCGGGGGGCGACCGGCTCCGCCGGGGAGATCGGCCACTCCACGGTCGACGAGCGCGGGCGGCTGTGCCGGTGCGGCAACCGCGGCTGCCTCGAGACGTTCGTGTCCTCGGACGAGGTCGTGCACCTGCTGGCCGGCACCCACGGACCGGACCTGACCCTGGCGGACGTCGTCGACGCCGCGCTGGCCGGCGACGTCGGCTGCGCGCGCGTCATCGGCGACACCGGCCGCACCCTGGGCGTCACGGTGGCCAACCTGTGCAACACCCTCAACCCGGAGCTCGTGGTGGTCGGCGGCGAGCTCGCCCGGTCCGGGGAGCTGCTGCTGGGCCCGCTGCGCGAGATCGTGGGCCGCTACGGGGTGCGCGGGGCCGTGCGCGAGCTGCGGATCGAGCCCGCCCGGCTCGGCCTCCAGGCCCACGTGGCCGGCGCCGTGATCGTGGCGCTCCAGCACGCGGAGCTGCCGGTGGGACCGCCGCGGGACTGA
- a CDS encoding ArsR/SmtB family transcription factor has product MTLAPVPQVPAADQCAPGAPGAECCSLSGGPVGVNDAQRIAGRLKALSDPTRLRLLSHVAAQGCDAVCVCDLTAVVGISQPTVSHHMKKLVDAGLLIREQRGKWVHYTVVPEAFAELRAFLDLR; this is encoded by the coding sequence ATGACGCTCGCCCCCGTTCCTCAGGTTCCCGCCGCCGACCAGTGCGCCCCGGGCGCGCCGGGTGCGGAGTGCTGCTCGCTCTCGGGCGGGCCCGTGGGGGTGAATGACGCGCAGCGGATCGCCGGGCGGCTCAAGGCGCTGTCGGACCCCACCCGTCTGCGGCTGCTCTCCCACGTCGCGGCCCAGGGGTGCGATGCGGTCTGCGTGTGCGACCTGACCGCGGTGGTGGGCATCAGCCAGCCCACGGTCAGCCACCACATGAAGAAGCTGGTCGACGCCGGGCTGCTGATCCGCGAGCAGCGGGGGAAGTGGGTCCACTACACCGTGGTGCCCGAAGCCTTCGCCGAGCTGCGGGCGTTCCTCGACCTGCGCTGA